From the genome of Globicephala melas chromosome 11, mGloMel1.2, whole genome shotgun sequence, one region includes:
- the PRL gene encoding prolactin isoform X1 — MDNKGSSQKAGSLLLLLLLVSNLLLCKSVASLPICPSGAVNCQVSLRDLFDRAVILSHYIHNLSSEMFNEFDKRYAQGRGFITKAINSCHTSSLSTPEDKEQAQQVHHEVLLSMILGVLRSWNDPLYHLVTEVRGMQEAPESILSRAIEIEEQNKRLLEGMEKIVGQVHPGVKENEVYSVWSGLPSLQMADEDTRLFAFYNLLHCLRRDSHKIDSYLKLLKCRIIYDSNC, encoded by the exons ATGGACAACAAAGGTTCATCACAGAAAG caGGGTCACTCCTGCTCCTGCTGTTGCTGGTGTCAAATCTGCTCTTGTGCAAGAGTGTGGCCTCCCTTCCCATCTGTCCCAGCGGGGCTGTCAACTGCCAGGTGTCCCTTCGAGACCTGTTTGACCGCGCAGTCATCCTGTCCCACTACATCCATAACCTCTCCTCGGAAATGTTCAACGAATTT GATAAACGGTACGCCCAGGGCAGAGGGTTCATTACCAAGGCTATCAACAGCTGCCAcacctcctccctctccacccctgaAGACAAAGAACAAGCCCAACAGGTCCAT CATGAAGTCCTTCTGAGCATGATCCTTGGCGTGCTGCGCTCCTGGAATGACCCTCTGTACCACCTGGTCACTGAGGTGCGGGGTATGCAAGAAGCCCCAGAGTCTATCCTATCAAGAGCCATAGAGATTGAGGAACAGAACAAACGACTTCTAGAAGGCATGGAGAAGATAGTTGGCCAG GTTCATCCTGGAGTCAAGGAGAATGAGGTCTACTCGGTGTGGTCGGGACTTCCATCCCTGCAGATGGCCGATGAAGATACGCgcctttttgctttttataacCTGCTCCACTGCCTACGCAGGGATTCACATAAGATTGACAGTTATCTCAAGCTCCTGAAGTGCCGAATCATCTACGACAGCAACTGCTAA
- the PRL gene encoding prolactin isoform X2 codes for MDNKGSSQKGSLLLLLLLVSNLLLCKSVASLPICPSGAVNCQVSLRDLFDRAVILSHYIHNLSSEMFNEFDKRYAQGRGFITKAINSCHTSSLSTPEDKEQAQQVHHEVLLSMILGVLRSWNDPLYHLVTEVRGMQEAPESILSRAIEIEEQNKRLLEGMEKIVGQVHPGVKENEVYSVWSGLPSLQMADEDTRLFAFYNLLHCLRRDSHKIDSYLKLLKCRIIYDSNC; via the exons ATGGACAACAAAGGTTCATCACAGAAAG GGTCACTCCTGCTCCTGCTGTTGCTGGTGTCAAATCTGCTCTTGTGCAAGAGTGTGGCCTCCCTTCCCATCTGTCCCAGCGGGGCTGTCAACTGCCAGGTGTCCCTTCGAGACCTGTTTGACCGCGCAGTCATCCTGTCCCACTACATCCATAACCTCTCCTCGGAAATGTTCAACGAATTT GATAAACGGTACGCCCAGGGCAGAGGGTTCATTACCAAGGCTATCAACAGCTGCCAcacctcctccctctccacccctgaAGACAAAGAACAAGCCCAACAGGTCCAT CATGAAGTCCTTCTGAGCATGATCCTTGGCGTGCTGCGCTCCTGGAATGACCCTCTGTACCACCTGGTCACTGAGGTGCGGGGTATGCAAGAAGCCCCAGAGTCTATCCTATCAAGAGCCATAGAGATTGAGGAACAGAACAAACGACTTCTAGAAGGCATGGAGAAGATAGTTGGCCAG GTTCATCCTGGAGTCAAGGAGAATGAGGTCTACTCGGTGTGGTCGGGACTTCCATCCCTGCAGATGGCCGATGAAGATACGCgcctttttgctttttataacCTGCTCCACTGCCTACGCAGGGATTCACATAAGATTGACAGTTATCTCAAGCTCCTGAAGTGCCGAATCATCTACGACAGCAACTGCTAA